One Brassica napus cultivar Da-Ae chromosome C2, Da-Ae, whole genome shotgun sequence DNA window includes the following coding sequences:
- the LOC125582215 gene encoding uncharacterized protein LOC125582215, with amino-acid sequence MCYVISSFCYKRFQLRFEHSIMDKAWVHLNRVDPGYERGASKFVRDVASAMGGVDVIVCPCIDCRNIVRHSASVVLDHLVTRGMEEGYKMRADWYLHGELNAEVADESKGSEWNDEIYGLFRATECFDEELAGMGNLSDMAEGEDKKEDEFLAKLADAETPLYPSCSSHSKLSAIVSLFRLKTQNGWSDKSFNDLLETLPDMLPEENVLHASLYDVKKFLKSFDMGYEKIHACGNDCCLFRKRFKKLDKCPKCKASRWKTNVHTGETKKGVPQKVLRYFPVIPRLKRMFRSEEMAKDLRWHFTNKSSDGKLRHPVDSVTWDHMNAKYPTFADEARNLRLGLSTDGFNPFNMKNSMYSCWPVLLGNYNLPPDLCMKKENIMLSLLIPGPHQPGNSTDVYLEPLIDDLNTLWSIGEVTYDALTRSAFTLKAMLLWTISDFPAYGNLAGCKVKGKMGCPLCGKNTESMWLKFSRKHVYMGHRKGSTDLGSDIEGMSSESDEEEEVLVDEDELSRWKKRSIFFKLPYWEELPVRHNLDVMHVERNVAASLVSTLLHCGKSKDGLAARKDLEELGIRPDLHPRVQGKRTYLPPAPWSLSKQEKKIFCRRLFDFKGPDGYCSNISRGVSLDDCKVSGLKSHDYHVLMQQLLPIALKGLLPKGPRLAIFRLCSFFNLLCQRVIDMEKLLVMEAEIVETLCLFERYFPPSLFDIMLHLTVHLGREARLGGPVHFR; translated from the exons ATGTGTTATGTTATAAGTTCATTTTGTTACAAAAGGTTTCAACTTAGGTTCGAACACAGCATTATGGACAAAGCTTGGGTACATCTAAACAG AGTTGATCCTGGATATGAGAGAGGGGCTTCAAAGTTTGTCCGGGATGTGGCTTCAGCAATGGGAGGGGTTGATGTTATTGTATGTCCGTGTATTGACTGCCGTAACATAGTTCGACATTCAGCAAGTGTGGTACTTGATCATCTTGTTACTAGGGGTATGGAGGAGGGTTATAAGATGCGGGCTGATTGGTATCTACATGGAGAGTTGAACGCAGAGGTTGCTGATGAAAGCAAAGGAAGTGAGTGGAACGATGAGATCTATGGGTTGTTCAGAGCTACTGAGTGTTTTGATGAAGAGTTAGCTGGTATGGGGAATCTATCTGATATGGCAGAGGGAGAGgacaagaaagaagatgagttcTTGGCAAAGCTAGCTGACGCTGAAACACCATTGTATCCGAGCTGTTCAAGCCATAGCAAGTTATCTGCAATTGTTTCGTTGTTCAGATTGAAGACTCAGAATGGATGGTCTGACAAGAGCTTCAATGATTTGCTAGAGACCTTGCCAGACATGTTACCTGAAGAAAATGTCTTGCACGCATCACTCTATGACGTGAAGAAGTTCTTGAAATCATTTGACATGGGCTATGAGAAGATCCATGCTTGTGGCAACGACTGCTGCCTATTCAGAAAGAGGTTCAAGAAACTCGATAAGTGTCCTAAATGCAAGGCTTCAAGGTGGAAGACTAATGTCCACACGGGTGAGACGAAGAAAGGCGTCCCACAGAAAGTTCTCCGTTACTTCCCTGTAATACCAAGACTGAAGAGAATGTTCCGGTCTGAAGAAATGGCCAAGGATTTGAGGTGGCACTTTACCAACAAAAGCAGTGATGGAAAGCTGCGTCATCCTGTTGATTCTGTGACATGGGATCATATGAATGCCAAATACCCTACGTTTGCAGATGAAGCAAGGAACCTGAGGCTGGGACTTTCAACAGATGGATTCAATCCATTCAACATGAAGAACTCGATGTACAGTTGCTGGCCTGTTCTGCTAGGTAACTACAACTTACCTCCAGACCTGTgcatgaagaaggagaatatcATGCTTTCTTTGCTGATTCCTGGTCCACATCAGCCTGGTAATAGCACAGACGTGTATTTAGAACCCCTAATCGACGATCTTAACACTCTGTGGAGCATTGGAGAGGTAACATACGACGCTCTTACTCGATCAGCTTTTACACTAAAGGCGATGCTGCTTTGGACAATCAGCGATTTTCCAGCTTATGGGAATCTAGCAGGCTGCAAAGTAAAGGGAAAAATGGGATGTCCGTTATGTGGAAAAAATACAGAGAGCATGTGGTTGAAGTTCAGCAGAAAGCATGTGTATATGGGTCATAGAAAG GGTTCAACTGATTTAGGGTCTGATATTGAGGGTATGTCGAGTGAAtcagatgaagaggaagaagtaCTAGTAGATGAGGATGAGTTATCTAGATGGAAGAAGAGGTCAATATTCTTCAAGCTACCTTATTGGGAG GAACTCCCGGTGAGGCACAACTTAGATGTAATGCATGTGGAGAGAAATGTTGCTGCAAGCTTAGTTTCAACGTTGTTGCACTGTGGGAAATCTAAGGATGGTCTTGCCGCTCGTAAGGATCTGGAGGAGCTTGGTATTAGGCCGGATTTGCACCCTAGAGTGCAAGGAAAAAGAACCTATCTCCCTCCAGCACCGTGGTCTTTGTCCAAGcaagaaaagaagatattttgCAGGCGTCTATTTGACTTCAAAGGGCCAGATGGATATTGTTCTAACATATCAAGAGGTGTCTCGTTGGATGACTGTAAAGTCTCTGGTCTGAAATCACATGACTACCATGTTTTGATGCAACAACTTCTGCCGATTGCACTTAAAGGGTTGCTGCCAAAAGGACCGAGGCTTGCAATTTTTAGATTATGCTCTTTCTTCAATCTGTTGTGTCAGAGAGTGATTGACATGGAGAAGCTTCTAGTTATGGAAGCTGAGATTGTTGAGACTCTGTGCTTGTTTGAAAGATACTTTCCTCCAAGTTTGTTTGATATCATGCTTCATTTGACTGTCCATCTAGGAAGAGAAGCTCGGCTTGGTGGACCAGTCCACTTTAGATAG
- the LOC111207003 gene encoding uncharacterized protein LOC111207003: MKVLKDFVRNPARPEGCIAECYLAEECIRFCSEFLKKTTNVQEKQDRNTEYENNSILEGHPITTATSVSLTETEKRIAHLAIIQNMALVEPYVDEHLQYLQDTDGRCRRDASTLWSMHTKNFASWLKEKVPLDSAEHDDTLKWIAYGPRCSARSYTGFIVNGQRFHTVSVDRKSQNSVVYYEATAVCRASAKDTSQVVDLVSYYGRVTDIILIDYNVFYVPLFRCQWAVKGNRVKIEDGFTLVNMNQSQASFASDPYILASQAKQVFYSREDESSNWYIVMKGPSRRYSKEDIQEGNADIGPLPSNVDLDVDIDDAENVRTDCEGIYV, from the exons ATGAAAGTCCTCAAAGACTTTGTTAGAAATCCTGCAAGACCAGAGGGCTGCATAGCTGAGTGCTACCTTGCTGAGGAATGTATCCGGTTTTGCAGTGAGTTCCTGAAGAAAACAACAAATGTTCAAGAGAAACAGGATAGAAACACAGAGTATGAGAACAATTCTATCTTAGAGGGTCATCCAATAACCACTGCTACTTCAGTAAGTCTCACTGAAACGGAAAAGAGGATTGCTCATCTTGCTATCATCCAAAACATGGCTCTGGTCGAACCTTATGTAGA TGAGCATCTACAATATTTACAAGACACAGATGGAAGGTGTCGGCGAGATGCATCAACGTTATGGAGTATGCATACTAAGAATTTTGCTTCCTGGCTAAAAGAGAAG GTGCCTCTTGATTCTGCAGAACATGACGACACACTTAAGTGGATAGCTTATGGTCCACGTTGTTCTGCGAGATCATATACAGGATTCATTGTTAATGGGCAGAGGTTTCACACAGTGTCAGTTGATAGGAAAAGTCAGAATAGTGTGGTCTATTATGAGGCTACAGCAGTGTGTAGAGCTAGTGCAAAAGATACATCACAGGTGGTAGATTTAGTATCTTACTACGGCAGGGTGACAGACATCATTTTGATCGACTACAATGTCTTCTATGTTCCTCTGTTCCGATGTCAATGGGCAGTTAAGGGTAATCGAGTAAAGATCGAAGATGGTTTTACACTTGTGAACATGAATCAAAGTCAAGCCTCCTTTGCAAGTGACCCTTACATTCTAGCATCTCAAGCGAAGCAAGTGTTTTACTCCAGAGAAGATGAGTCATCAAACTGGTATATTGTCATGAAAGGTCCTTCTAGAAGATACAGTAAGGAAGATATTCAAGAGGGAAATGCAGATATTGGGCCATTACCGTCAAATGTTGACTTGGATGTTGACATTGATGATGCTGAGAATGTCAGAACTGATTGTGAAGGGATATATGTGTGA
- the LOC125575348 gene encoding uncharacterized protein LOC125575348, with product MDHSYLEDCLHSFMSWPASKVVFDNPPEATRGQSPTGMKVTSVGYKSPTDTSGRKGAKSGATTSIHTEESPATDQCQLKHGSQTMKQNQKCKLMDIGERKQVVAEGRIHSTDPTQLVHFVRLGPKAARVWVDAVLVDDAEVWRKSDEIESLKDAHGSSIAWPIDKLVIF from the exons ATGGATCATTCCTACCTGGAGGACTGCTTACATTCTTTTATGTCATGGCCTGCTAGCAAAGTTGTCTTTGACAATCCACCAGAAGCAACAAGAGGACAATCTCCTACGGGTATGAAAGTTACATCGGTTGGTTATAAGTCGCCTACTGATACAAGTGGTAGAAAAGGTGCAAAATCAGGAGCAACAACATCAATTCATACTGAGGAGTCTCCTGCAACTGATCAG TGTCAGCTTAAGCATGGATCTCAGACAATGAAACAGAATCAGAAGTGCAAATTGATGGACATTGGTGAGAGGAAACAAGTTGTTGCTGAAGGTCGTATCCATTCAACAGACCCAACTCAACTGGTCCACTTTGTGCGCTTGGGGCCGAAAGCAGCTAGAGTGTGGGTAGATGCAGTGCTCGTAGATGATGCAGAAGTTTGGAGGAAATCAGATGAAATAGAGAGTTTGAAAGATGCACACGGTTCATCAATTGCATGGCCAATTGATAAATTGGTCATATTTTAA